A window of the Diospyros lotus cultivar Yz01 unplaced genomic scaffold, ASM1463336v1 superscaf1, whole genome shotgun sequence genome harbors these coding sequences:
- the LOC127792850 gene encoding protein IMPAIRED IN BABA-INDUCED STERILITY 1-like isoform X1, giving the protein MGCVTSKQTVSVTPALDHSGAFRGNAAGAARSREKKKRAGSGLSGSELGESGRPISTIAPAAAAGRGGCENSLSYRLGNVQKCVEAEQVAAGWPAWLSAVAGEAIQGWVPLRPDSFEKLEKIGQGTYSSVFRARELGTGRIVALKKVRLDNFEPETVRFMAREIMILRRLDHPNVIKLEGLVTSRLSCSIYLVFQYMEHDISGLLSCPDAKFSEEQIKCYMHQLLSGLEYCHSRGVMHRDIKGSNILVNNDGILKIADFGLATLYKSFPSRLKQPLTNRVVTLWYRPPELLMGSTDYEPSVDLWSVGCVFAELLLGRPILKGRTEVEQIHKIFKLCGSPPEDYWRRSKLPHAMLYKPQLHYESSLGETFKDLPNAAVSLIETLLSVQPRKRGTASSALASQYFTTKPYACDPSSLPKYPPSKDRDARRREEAQRKKAGGRVRVPETRTKATGAPNGIRKLTPTESLPDKTQSVDKADGNEVWNRKERNSISGMDPPKSSIDVMKQASYLQNSSQGEVPYSAFAWSRRQIDDSSGRSSSRNLVFETSGALRLKNNFNSKRNTNVQVVHGSRDTSQDEDSSDTIELAVKPWSQLDRPDSFDASYGYHSRELSVALYQRENVGVRRISSACQHLGYKAEFSGTLLPLR; this is encoded by the exons ATGGGCTGTGTCACCTCCAAGCAGACGGTGTCTGTCACGCCGGCGCTCGATCATTCCGGCGCGTTTCGGGGCAATGCGGCGGGCGCTGCCCGGAgcagggagaagaagaagagggctGGGTCGGGGCTGAGCGGGAGCGAGTTGGGTGAGTCGGGGAGACCGATTTCTACCATTgctcctgctgctgctgctggtcGTGGTGGTTGTGAGAACTCGTTGAGCTATAGGCTGGGGAATGTGCAGAAGTGCGTGGAGGCGGAGCAGGTAGCGGCCGGTTGGCCCGCGTGGCTCAgcgccgtcgccggagaagccATTCAGGGCTGGGTCCCATTGAGGCCCGACTCTTTTGAAAAACTGGAAAAG ATTGGGCAAGGTACATATAGCAGTGTGTTCCGGGCACGTGAATTAGGAACTGGGAGGATAGTTGCTCTGAAGAAGGTCCGACTTGACAATTTTGAGCCTGAAACTGTTCGATTTATGGCACGGGAAATAATGATTCTCCGCAGGCTTGACCATCCAAATGTCATAAAACTGGAAGGTTTAGTTACATCCCGCTTATCATGCAGCATCTACCTTGTCTTTCAGTACATGGAACATGATATCTCAGGGCTATTGTCTTGTCCCGATGCAAAGTTCAGTGAAGAACAG ATAAAATGCTACATGCACCAGTTGTTGTCTGGACTTGAATACTGCCACTCTCGGGGGGTAATGCATCGAGACATTAAAGGCTCAAATATTCTAGTAAACAATGATGGCATTTTGAAGATAGCTGATTTTGGATTGGCAACCTTGTACAAGTCTTTCCCTTCTAGGCTCAAGCAACCACTTACCAACCGGGTTGTCACTTTATGGTACCGTCCTCCTGAACTTCTGATGGGTTCTACTGATTATGAACCCTCTGTGGATCTTTGGAGTGTTGGCTGTGTATTTGCTGAACTTCTCCTCGGCAGACCAATCCTAAAGGGTCGAACTGAG GTTGAACAAATACACAAAATTTTCAAGCTTTGTGGATCGCCACCTGAAGACTACTGGAGGAGGTCTAAACTTCCTCATGCAATGTTATACAAGCCCCAACTTCATTATGAGAGCTCTCTTGGTGAGACCTTCAAAGATCTGCCAAATGCTGCCGTGAGTCTGATAGAAACTCTTTTGTCCGTGCAACCGCGCAAGCGTGGAACGGCCTCTTCTGCTCTTGCATCTCAG TATTTCACTACCAAGCCTTATGCGTGTGATCCATCAAGCTTGCCTAAATATCCACCAAGTAAGGACAGAGATGCAAGGCGTCGTGAAGAGGCACAAAG GAAGAAAGCTGGTGGGAGAGTCCGAGTACCTGAAACAAGAACTAAAGCAACTGGAGCGCCAAATGGAATCAGGAAATTGACACCAACAGAg TCCTTGCCAGACAAAACTCAGTCTGTCGATAAAGCTGACGGTAATGAAGTATGGAATCGTAAGGAACGAAATAGCATCTCAGGAATGGACCCACCTAAGTCATCAATTGATGTAATGAAACAGGCTTCCTACTTACAGAATTCATCCCAGGGGGAAGTTCCCTATTCAGCATTTGCATGGTCAAGAAGGCAAATCGATGATTCTTCTGGCAGATCTAGTTCAAGAAACCTTGTTTTTGAAACTTCAGGCGCATTACGTCTGAAGaacaattttaattcaaaaaggaACACAAATGTCCAAGTTGTACATGGAAGTCGTGACACTTCCCAGGATGAAGATTCCAGTGACACTATTGAGCTAGCAGTGAAACCTTGGAGCCAATTAGATCGACCTGATTCCTTTGATGCTTCTTATGGGTACCACTCCCGAGAACTGTCAGTTGCACtttatcaaagagaaaatgTGGGAGTGAGGAGAATCAGCTCG GCTTGTCAGCACCTCGGCTACAAGGCTGAATTTTCGGGAACCCTGTTACCTCTCAGGTAG
- the LOC127792850 gene encoding protein IMPAIRED IN BABA-INDUCED STERILITY 1-like isoform X2 — translation MGCVTSKQTVSVTPALDHSGAFRGNAAGAARSREKKKRAGSGLSGSELGESGRPISTIAPAAAAGRGGCENSLSYRLGNVQKCVEAEQVAAGWPAWLSAVAGEAIQGWVPLRPDSFEKLEKIGQGTYSSVFRARELGTGRIVALKKVRLDNFEPETVRFMAREIMILRRLDHPNVIKLEGLVTSRLSCSIYLVFQYMEHDISGLLSCPDAKFSEEQIKCYMHQLLSGLEYCHSRGVMHRDIKGSNILVNNDGILKIADFGLATLYKSFPSRLKQPLTNRVVTLWYRPPELLMGSTDYEPSVDLWSVGCVFAELLLGRPILKGRTEVEQIHKIFKLCGSPPEDYWRRSKLPHAMLYKPQLHYESSLGETFKDLPNAAVSLIETLLSVQPRKRGTASSALASQYFTTKPYACDPSSLPKYPPSKDRDARRREEAQRKKAGGRVRVPETRTKATGAPNGIRKLTPTESLPDKTQSVDKADGNEVWNRKERNSISGMDPPKSSIDVMKQASYLQNSSQGEVPYSAFAWSRRQIDDSSGRSSSRNLVFETSGALRLKNNFNSKRNTNVQVVHGSRDTSQDEDSSDTIELAVKPWSQLDRPDSFDASYGYHSRELSVALYQRENVGVRRISSAGLSAPRLQG, via the exons ATGGGCTGTGTCACCTCCAAGCAGACGGTGTCTGTCACGCCGGCGCTCGATCATTCCGGCGCGTTTCGGGGCAATGCGGCGGGCGCTGCCCGGAgcagggagaagaagaagagggctGGGTCGGGGCTGAGCGGGAGCGAGTTGGGTGAGTCGGGGAGACCGATTTCTACCATTgctcctgctgctgctgctggtcGTGGTGGTTGTGAGAACTCGTTGAGCTATAGGCTGGGGAATGTGCAGAAGTGCGTGGAGGCGGAGCAGGTAGCGGCCGGTTGGCCCGCGTGGCTCAgcgccgtcgccggagaagccATTCAGGGCTGGGTCCCATTGAGGCCCGACTCTTTTGAAAAACTGGAAAAG ATTGGGCAAGGTACATATAGCAGTGTGTTCCGGGCACGTGAATTAGGAACTGGGAGGATAGTTGCTCTGAAGAAGGTCCGACTTGACAATTTTGAGCCTGAAACTGTTCGATTTATGGCACGGGAAATAATGATTCTCCGCAGGCTTGACCATCCAAATGTCATAAAACTGGAAGGTTTAGTTACATCCCGCTTATCATGCAGCATCTACCTTGTCTTTCAGTACATGGAACATGATATCTCAGGGCTATTGTCTTGTCCCGATGCAAAGTTCAGTGAAGAACAG ATAAAATGCTACATGCACCAGTTGTTGTCTGGACTTGAATACTGCCACTCTCGGGGGGTAATGCATCGAGACATTAAAGGCTCAAATATTCTAGTAAACAATGATGGCATTTTGAAGATAGCTGATTTTGGATTGGCAACCTTGTACAAGTCTTTCCCTTCTAGGCTCAAGCAACCACTTACCAACCGGGTTGTCACTTTATGGTACCGTCCTCCTGAACTTCTGATGGGTTCTACTGATTATGAACCCTCTGTGGATCTTTGGAGTGTTGGCTGTGTATTTGCTGAACTTCTCCTCGGCAGACCAATCCTAAAGGGTCGAACTGAG GTTGAACAAATACACAAAATTTTCAAGCTTTGTGGATCGCCACCTGAAGACTACTGGAGGAGGTCTAAACTTCCTCATGCAATGTTATACAAGCCCCAACTTCATTATGAGAGCTCTCTTGGTGAGACCTTCAAAGATCTGCCAAATGCTGCCGTGAGTCTGATAGAAACTCTTTTGTCCGTGCAACCGCGCAAGCGTGGAACGGCCTCTTCTGCTCTTGCATCTCAG TATTTCACTACCAAGCCTTATGCGTGTGATCCATCAAGCTTGCCTAAATATCCACCAAGTAAGGACAGAGATGCAAGGCGTCGTGAAGAGGCACAAAG GAAGAAAGCTGGTGGGAGAGTCCGAGTACCTGAAACAAGAACTAAAGCAACTGGAGCGCCAAATGGAATCAGGAAATTGACACCAACAGAg TCCTTGCCAGACAAAACTCAGTCTGTCGATAAAGCTGACGGTAATGAAGTATGGAATCGTAAGGAACGAAATAGCATCTCAGGAATGGACCCACCTAAGTCATCAATTGATGTAATGAAACAGGCTTCCTACTTACAGAATTCATCCCAGGGGGAAGTTCCCTATTCAGCATTTGCATGGTCAAGAAGGCAAATCGATGATTCTTCTGGCAGATCTAGTTCAAGAAACCTTGTTTTTGAAACTTCAGGCGCATTACGTCTGAAGaacaattttaattcaaaaaggaACACAAATGTCCAAGTTGTACATGGAAGTCGTGACACTTCCCAGGATGAAGATTCCAGTGACACTATTGAGCTAGCAGTGAAACCTTGGAGCCAATTAGATCGACCTGATTCCTTTGATGCTTCTTATGGGTACCACTCCCGAGAACTGTCAGTTGCACtttatcaaagagaaaatgTGGGAGTGAGGAGAATCAGCTCG GCAGGCTTGTCAGCACCTCGGCTACAAGGCTGA
- the LOC127792897 gene encoding eukaryotic translation initiation factor 5A: MSDEEHHFESKADAGASKTFPQQAGTIRKNGYIVIKNRPCKVVEVSTSKTGKHGHAKCHFVGIDIFSGKKLEDIVPSSHNCDVPHVNRIDYQLIDISEDGFVSLLTDSGNTKDDLRLPTDENLLSQIKDGFAEGKDLVVSVMSAMGEEQICSLKDIGPK; encoded by the exons ATGTCGGACGAGGAGCACCATTTCGAGTCCAAGGCCGACGCCGGCGCCTCCAAGACCTTTCCTCAGCAGGCCGGCACCATTCGCAAGAACGGCTACATCGTCATTAAAAACCGCCCTTGCAAG GTTGTTGAAGTTTCCACTTCCAAGACTGGGAAGCATGGTCATGCCAAGTGCCACTTTGTTGGGATTGACATATTCAGTGGGAAGAAGCTTGAAGATATTGTGCCCTCTTCTCATAACTGTGAT GTTCCTCATGTCAATCGTATCGACTATCAGCTGATTGATATCTCTGAGGATGGATTT GTGAGTTTACTAACTGATAGTGGTAACACCAAAGATGACCTGAGGCTCCCAACTGATGAGAATTTGCTCTCCCAG ATAAAGGATGGTTTTGCTGAGGGGAAAGACCTGGTTGTGAGTGTGATGTCTGCTATGGGAGAAGAGCAGATCTGCTCTCTGAAGGACATTGGTCCAAAGTAA